The Rhodothermales bacterium genome includes a window with the following:
- a CDS encoding family 10 glycosylhydrolase, which translates to MIRIGLALSFLLLSGLAPGARPAAGQSLYETRAVWLATILQDGGWPDTRQSAAEQQAALEALLDRAAGLGMNTLYFQVIARGDALYPSTRLPWTPLPRGAGRDPGYDPLAAAIDAAHRRGMEIHAWINIFRVGDASTTATFRGVQNPMHVVHAQPDWVKRVGGELWLDPSSAPARAWMLGNVMEVVDGYDVDGVHFDFIRYPENGLPNDAARFRHEPRGFRSIDDWRRNNVTLFVEAAHAAVTAARPWVKIGAAPLGNYQPNPAWPGLWAVSQVFQESRVWAENGWVDYLAPQLYYGTGTAPEVERGPSSPDFAVLIDEWVRMSAGRPVIAGMAPYKVAEGRFPAADLSRQIEVARAAYGHGQAAFRFDHMLEHAGIYRAAYVVPALPAPMAHRFEAAPPSTPRGFRVEASQNGAVALAWARAEGSAEDPLRGYALFRREGAVPDPTSGRDLVAVLPATATTYSDANADAMPAGRPVYYLLAALSRLGMASAPTEAVSTGPITTTERPTGGPRWALIESIFPNPSQETAEVRYAVGSPGPVTLSVVDALGRVRYRHTGLASRAGIDQHMLDTTRLAAGVYQVVLEAGGRTARRAFVVVD; encoded by the coding sequence ATGATTCGCATCGGGCTTGCACTTTCCTTTCTGCTCCTTTCCGGCCTCGCGCCCGGCGCCCGTCCGGCCGCCGGACAGTCGTTGTATGAAACCCGCGCCGTCTGGCTCGCGACCATCCTTCAAGACGGCGGATGGCCGGACACCCGCCAGTCGGCCGCCGAGCAGCAGGCCGCCCTCGAGGCGCTGCTCGACCGGGCCGCCGGCCTGGGGATGAACACCCTGTACTTCCAGGTCATCGCCCGCGGCGACGCCCTCTACCCGAGCACACGGCTGCCCTGGACCCCGCTACCCCGTGGCGCCGGCCGCGACCCCGGGTACGACCCCCTCGCCGCCGCCATCGACGCCGCACACCGCCGAGGGATGGAAATCCACGCCTGGATCAACATCTTCCGCGTCGGCGACGCCTCCACAACGGCCACGTTTCGGGGGGTGCAAAACCCGATGCACGTTGTCCACGCCCAGCCAGACTGGGTGAAGCGCGTCGGCGGCGAACTCTGGCTCGACCCCTCATCCGCCCCGGCCCGCGCCTGGATGCTGGGCAATGTGATGGAGGTGGTGGACGGATACGATGTAGACGGCGTGCACTTCGACTTTATCCGTTACCCCGAAAACGGGCTGCCGAACGATGCCGCCCGCTTCCGGCATGAGCCGCGCGGTTTCCGGTCGATCGACGACTGGCGGCGCAACAACGTTACGCTTTTTGTCGAGGCCGCCCATGCGGCCGTGACGGCGGCAAGGCCGTGGGTGAAGATCGGCGCCGCGCCGCTGGGCAACTACCAGCCCAATCCGGCCTGGCCGGGGCTGTGGGCCGTGAGCCAGGTGTTTCAGGAGAGCCGCGTATGGGCGGAAAATGGGTGGGTGGATTATCTCGCCCCCCAACTCTACTACGGCACGGGCACGGCGCCCGAAGTCGAACGTGGCCCATCATCCCCCGATTTTGCCGTATTGATCGACGAGTGGGTGCGGATGTCCGCCGGCCGGCCGGTCATCGCCGGCATGGCGCCTTATAAAGTGGCCGAAGGCCGCTTCCCGGCCGCCGACCTGTCCCGCCAGATCGAGGTGGCCCGCGCCGCCTACGGCCACGGCCAGGCCGCGTTCCGGTTCGACCATATGCTGGAGCATGCCGGCATCTACCGTGCCGCATACGTTGTCCCCGCGTTGCCGGCGCCGATGGCGCACCGCTTCGAGGCCGCGCCACCGTCGACGCCGCGGGGGTTTCGGGTCGAGGCGTCTCAAAACGGGGCCGTCGCCCTGGCGTGGGCCCGCGCCGAAGGGTCGGCCGAAGACCCGCTCCGCGGCTACGCCCTGTTCCGGCGCGAGGGCGCCGTGCCGGACCCGACCTCCGGCCGGGACCTTGTCGCCGTCCTCCCCGCCACCGCCACCACGTACTCCGATGCCAATGCCGACGCCATGCCGGCCGGCCGGCCCGTCTACTATCTGCTCGCCGCCCTGAGCCGGCTCGGGATGGCGTCTGCCCCCACAGAGGCGGTATCAACGGGGCCGATTACGACCACCGAGCGGCCGACGGGTGGCCCGCGCTGGGCGCTGATCGAAAGCATCTTCCCCAACCCCTCTCAGGAGACGGCCGAAGTGCGCTACGCCGTCGGCAGCCCGGGGCCCGTCACCCTGTCGGTCGTCGACGCCCTCGGGCGGGTGAGGTACCGACATACGGGGCTGGCGTCCCGGGCCGGCATCGACCAGCACATGCTGGATACCACGCGGCTTGCGGCCGGCGTGTACCAGGTGGTGTTGGAAGCCGGGGGGAGGACGGCGAGGCGGGCGTTCGTGGTGGTAGACTAA
- a CDS encoding ATP-binding protein: MKRFRDFRLGVKQRLGMGAMLLILAIVSLFAIVQMDRLGKEIDEINSLSIPSMIALSSINLDVSTLRSYQLQFAITRRQEDREALSASMATLIDSITANRDTYDRLASVTPRLEPFDAQRDSLYESFDEYWDDYQASFMELLFGTEESTDLYVEVLAGAGDTYVSVSQSLEALIDVNKQRSAYAALRAQTNSVHSRRIIILALIVTIVLSLMLSAILIRFVTHPIRKLEEAAQEIARGRLDVQLDVDSDDEIGGLARSFNQMTASLAIAQQQLLIKEKLASLGQLTAGIAHEIKNPLNFVNNFAVLSVEIVDELEEVVTRHAAAMPPEDQKQALELMADLRMNAGKIADHGRRADGIVRGMLLHSRGAQGERQPIDVNAFVDENTTLAYHGIRAEQPDMTVDIVRQFDAEAGRVVAVPQDIGRVLINLLNNAFYAVHERSKEPGFVGPPRVRIETRNGEDGVSVSIADNGGGIPESLRHRIFEPFFTTKPTGEGTGLGLSLSYDIITQGHGGTLTLDTAVGQGTTFTIWLPRGGTF, translated from the coding sequence ATGAAACGATTTCGCGATTTTCGGCTCGGGGTCAAACAGCGGCTCGGGATGGGGGCGATGCTGCTCATCCTGGCCATCGTGAGTCTATTCGCGATCGTGCAGATGGATCGGCTGGGTAAGGAGATCGACGAGATCAACTCCCTATCGATTCCCAGCATGATCGCACTGTCTTCGATCAACCTGGACGTGTCGACATTGAGGAGTTATCAACTCCAGTTCGCGATCACGCGGCGCCAGGAGGATCGCGAGGCGCTGTCGGCGAGTATGGCCACACTGATCGACTCGATCACGGCCAACCGCGACACGTACGACCGTCTGGCGTCGGTGACGCCGCGGCTCGAGCCCTTCGATGCGCAGCGGGATAGCCTGTACGAATCGTTCGACGAATACTGGGACGATTATCAGGCGTCGTTTATGGAGTTGTTGTTTGGCACCGAGGAGTCGACGGATCTTTATGTCGAGGTGCTCGCCGGCGCAGGAGACACGTATGTCTCGGTCAGCCAGTCGCTCGAAGCGCTGATCGATGTGAACAAACAACGCTCGGCGTACGCAGCGCTGCGGGCGCAGACGAACTCCGTACACTCCCGGCGCATCATCATCCTGGCGCTGATCGTGACGATCGTGTTATCGTTGATGCTTTCCGCCATCCTCATCCGTTTCGTGACGCATCCGATTCGAAAGCTAGAGGAAGCGGCGCAGGAGATCGCGCGGGGCCGGCTGGATGTGCAACTCGACGTTGATTCCGACGACGAAATCGGCGGCCTGGCCCGATCGTTTAACCAGATGACGGCTTCCCTGGCGATCGCCCAGCAACAACTCCTCATCAAAGAGAAACTCGCCTCGCTGGGTCAGCTGACGGCCGGCATCGCGCATGAAATCAAAAACCCACTCAACTTCGTCAATAACTTCGCTGTTCTTTCGGTCGAGATCGTAGATGAGTTAGAAGAGGTCGTGACTCGACACGCCGCGGCGATGCCTCCAGAGGATCAGAAACAGGCGCTGGAGTTGATGGCCGATCTGCGGATGAACGCGGGCAAAATCGCCGACCATGGCCGGCGTGCGGACGGCATCGTGCGTGGGATGTTGCTGCATTCGCGCGGGGCTCAGGGCGAGCGGCAACCGATCGATGTAAACGCGTTTGTCGATGAGAACACCACGCTCGCCTATCACGGTATTCGGGCGGAACAGCCGGACATGACCGTCGATATCGTCCGCCAGTTCGACGCCGAAGCCGGCCGGGTGGTCGCCGTGCCCCAGGACATCGGACGGGTGCTCATCAATTTGCTCAATAACGCCTTCTACGCCGTCCATGAGCGGTCGAAGGAGCCCGGTTTTGTGGGACCGCCAAGGGTGCGCATCGAAACACGCAACGGGGAGGACGGCGTGAGTGTATCGATTGCCGACAACGGGGGCGGCATCCCGGAGTCGCTGCGCCACCGCATTTTTGAGCCTTTTTTCACGACCAAACCCACGGGCGAAGGCACCGGGCTTGGCCTCTCGCTCAGTTACGATATCATCACGCAGGGACACGGCGGCACCCTCACGCTGGACACGGCCGTTGGGCAGGGGACGACGTTTACGATCTGGCTACCGCGGGGCGGAACGTTTTAA